The window CTGAACAGCTACCCTGCCTACCCTCTGTCTACAGAATGGGGGGAATAGagtgaatgatttcttttttttttaaatgtttatttgtttttgagacagagagagacagagcatgaatgggggaggggcagagagagagggagacagaatcggaagcgggctccaggctctgagctgtcagcacagagcccgacgcggggctcgaactcacggaccgcgagatcgtgacctgagccgaagtcggacgcctaaccgactgagccacccaggcgcccctgtgaatgATTCCTTTAAATCAGAGCAGGAACCGCAGAAAGGTTCTTAACCTCTGCCCGAAAGGAGGACTTATCCGTATCCCCACTTGCTTTGCGAGAGGGGTTAAAGGAACGGGCGGCGTGTCGCTGACCCGGTGACGGGAAGGAGAAGGTTGTTGGTTAACTTCTCGTTGCACCCTCGGACCTTGGACTAGAATAAAGACGAGGAGCCTCAAATACTTGTGATCATCCAGCACAGCTGACGTTTCCGTGGCCGGTACTACACCCCAGGGCCACGTTACCTGCCTTGTCCTGCTCTCGCGTCACTTGCAGAACCACCCGCGCCCATAAAGGAGGAGACTGGGGTTCAGATGGGTTAAGACGCTTGTCTGTGGTGGTGATCGGCGTGACTGACTCGTGGCTGGGACTCTGGCCACCACCACCCGACGACATGGTCTCTGACCCACCTGTGCCACCTGCCTCCGCCAGAGCCAGAAAGCCTCTTGAGACAGGAGAGCAAAACTGCCCGCAGTGGGTAGGGAGGCTGCATTAGGTGCGCTGTGCTCTCCGTCACTGGCTACGGGAAGCTGTCCGTTCTAAAGCCAGACAAGGTGTTTTAGGAGCCATTCTTTGTAAATTTGTGGCATTTACGGTAAAAGATCCTAACTCCTTTGGAGATTTGGAATTTGCCTTTGCTGGTAGGGACTTTTAGATATTTCTGTCACCTCCAATAATGCATTCCCAGTGCCGTCACTGCCACTCCTGAAGGCTTATTTTACCTGTATCTTAGAAATTCAAATATTACAGGCAAACTGAGGGTTCGTGAGCATTTTAATAGCACTGTTTAGACATAAACTATTTTTTACAtcgtcattcatttatttatttattgctaacATGAATTCAAAGCAAGTACGCAACTGCTTTTATGCCAGAGCACATCAGGAAATCAAGACACGACTGTCATCATCAACTCTTAATCTTCGGAGAACAACATCTCCACGAGGTTGGCCTGGAGACACTCGGATTCCACCAGTTTTTGAGGCTGTAAGAGAAGAGCAGTCTAATCTTAACCCACAGCTACAAAAATGTTATTAGGGAGGGAAGGAGTTGTTCTTCCTTGAGTTAACACCAATCTTAGGGCGGAGAAACCATGCTATTCAAAGACCGTCATCTAGTTGTGACAAGTCTTATTAGTTCTAGTAACTATTTGCcttaagaaaaatcattaaaatactcAGCTCCATGGACTAAAACAAGAGACAGCAAGCCCAGCACCATCGCGTTCCCTCAATTCGTTAGTTTAGAACTCGTTATTTTGGCCATGGCCAAACTGGAGGAGGGGCCTTCTTTTTAGCCAGAATCCTGAAGACAGTAGAAAACAACCATCGATGCTAGTATTTTAAGGAATTACGTTACCCAACTTTCTTGAGCAGTgcttagagaattttaaaacagagTGGCTTTCACAAAGCATGAAAAAGACCTAACACTTAAGATACTggcattttttaatagtttatttgaTTGCCCATAGGGATGGACAGCCAAGCTGTGCATTTTAATAGATCCCCACTGGGAACAAACATcaagatcttttaaaatctgaatccAGAACAGGAGTTTTGACGGGGGGAGTTGTAGTCCCGCCACAATGGCACGACGGACACTTACTGTTCCGTATTTAAGGAGTGTAGGCACCGCGGTTACTTTCAGGTTTTTTCTGAACTCGTTATTTGGATCTTTCCAACTGTTtcgaaaaagaaaaagtgattatGGGTAACATTTACTTGGTTTCTCCCCATTTAATATTTGATAGATTCCTACATCTAGTCTTTCAGTAATCACTGGtttctttgtaaatgtttgtAAAAGCTTGAGGACTAGGACTTTAGTCGTGTCTGATTGTTTGACTTGCCCGACTGCCCTAAGCACGCAGACCCTTAGTCGTCGAGGCCCTTCCCGCCTAAGTGCGCGAGTCTAGCGTCCGGGACAGGAGGGACTGCGCGCGGGCACTTACTAAGGTTTCTCTCCCACTTGGCAGTAGATGAACACACATCCTTCACTGACGTGCTTCAGCCCCTCTCGCACGACTGGCTCCGCTTTAAAACAAAAGTTGATATAGAATAATTACTCATCGGCTCTGGAATCCGGCACCGAGGAACAgcgtccctcccccctcccttccgtCTTCGCTCGAGTCCTCAGACCGTAACTGAGGTCGACCAGAAAACCACTTGAAGGCCGAGGGCCAAATCCGAGGGCAGATGGGCCCCCGCGCCACGGGCACCTAGAACGCTGCGGGACGTCCTCGCTGACGGCGGACGACCGGCTCCCCTGTCCCGGACACACGAAGCGCGCCGGGGACGGGACGGGACGGGACGGGTGTTCGGGGACTGGATGCGCGCGGTATCCGGGTCGAGCGGCGGGGAGGGTCGGCGAGCCCCCTCGTCTGGCTCTCGCTCGGCTCCCACGCCGCGGGCCCCGAGTCCCGGCCTCTCACCCTGCACGCAGTCGGGGCACCAGCTCTTCCCGCCGGCGTCCTTGGAGCCGGTAAAGTAGGCGAAGATGGTCTTGCCGTGGTGCTGCTCCACCGCCCGGCTGAACTCCTCGAAGCCGGACACGCTCACCACCTCGTAGCCGGCCATCGGGAGGGCGCGCCGCGCACCGCCGGCCGGGTCTCCGGGAGGCGCcgccgcggggcggggcggggcggggcggggagcggCCGCTTCCGGGGACGCGGCCGGCGGGGGCTCCACGGCGCTACGGGAGCCTGGGGCGGCCAGAAGGCCTCCGCGCCGCGTCCCGCCTCCGGCTGTGGCTGGCCCGTG of the Neofelis nebulosa isolate mNeoNeb1 chromosome 16, mNeoNeb1.pri, whole genome shotgun sequence genome contains:
- the TXNDC17 gene encoding thioredoxin domain-containing protein 17; the encoded protein is MAGYEVVSVSGFEEFSRAVEQHHGKTIFAYFTGSKDAGGKSWCPDCVQAEPVVREGLKHVSEGCVFIYCQVGEKPYWKDPNNEFRKNLKVTAVPTLLKYGTPQKLVESECLQANLVEMLFSED